One window of the Nitrospirota bacterium genome contains the following:
- a CDS encoding translation elongation factor-like protein, whose product MKEERIGIISHYYTHLEVAAVVMEGELAVGDTIHIKGHTSNFIQKVESMQIEHKNVNHVKKGDHVGIRVKEHAREHDVVYKIMEE is encoded by the coding sequence ATGAAAGAGGAAAGAATAGGTATTATAAGTCACTACTATACCCATCTGGAAGTAGCAGCAGTTGTCATGGAAGGTGAACTGGCAGTTGGAGATACTATTCACATCAAGGGGCATACCTCAAATTTTATCCAGAAAGTAGAGTCTATGCAGATTGAACATAAGAATGTAAACCATGTAAAAAAAGGTGATCATGTTGGTATTAGGGTAAAGGAGCACGCAAGGGAGCACGATGTAGTTTATAAAATAATGGAGGAGTGA
- a CDS encoding adenylate/guanylate cyclase domain-containing protein: KIRESFSQYVSSEVVEKIYRDESALKGQRRTVTVLFSDIRGFTTISENLDVELLVNLLNEYFSMMTDAVFKHGGMINKFLGDAVMAIYGAPVDNADHAICAARTSLEMQEGLERLNSQWKEKGIVSLRIGIGIHTGEVFAGNIGSRKRKEYTVTGDAVNLASRIEGLNKEFSTSILISDDTYNLIKDFVEIRDMGMVNVKGRQQPVRVYELKGLRHKEGNQ; encoded by the coding sequence AAGATAAGAGAATCATTTAGCCAGTATGTGAGCAGTGAAGTCGTCGAAAAGATATACAGAGATGAATCAGCCCTTAAAGGACAGCGAAGGACTGTTACGGTTCTTTTCTCTGATATAAGAGGATTTACTACCATCTCTGAGAACTTAGATGTGGAATTGCTTGTTAATCTCCTGAACGAATATTTTTCTATGATGACTGATGCAGTATTCAAACACGGAGGCATGATAAACAAATTTCTTGGAGACGCTGTAATGGCGATATATGGAGCACCTGTTGATAACGCTGATCATGCCATATGTGCCGCCAGGACCTCTCTTGAAATGCAGGAAGGTCTCGAAAGACTCAACAGCCAATGGAAGGAGAAAGGAATTGTTTCTCTCCGTATAGGTATCGGTATTCATACTGGAGAGGTCTTTGCCGGAAATATCGGCTCAAGGAAAAGAAAAGAATATACCGTAACGGGAGATGCAGTCAACCTGGCATCCCGTATAGAGGGCTTAAACAAGGAGTTTTCAACATCCATTCTTATTTCTGATGACACATACAATCTCATAAAGGACTTTGTTGAAATAAGAGACATGGGTATGGTAAATGTAAAGGGGAGGCAGCAACCTGTGAGGGTGTATGAGTTAAAGGGATTGAGACATAAGGAGGGTAACCAATGA
- a CDS encoding metal-dependent hydrolase, whose product MDPLTHTLTGAVLSAAGFKQKMGNIATVTLLAASIAPDIDYAARLWGREIFLKYHRGPTHSIIGIVIISLIIALIVRYFTSYPRLMPLFMLSLLGTSVHVLMDITTAYGTKVFYPFSDRWYAWDVVFIIDLWMYVVLFSGLLMIWRFKNLSITIASAVLILIILYWGVRLVSHTKAIDTLIREYPASVSYGAFPNPANPFRWHAVVEKDNVFLKGNIDVLLPERGILSALKKSDTTEIIDASKEARAVNIFLGFARYPYVTTEKTEDGFAVRWKDLRFDYLISKGRHFTAEAVVSDDGRILRDGFWF is encoded by the coding sequence TTGCTGCATCTATAGCACCTGATATTGATTACGCCGCCAGGCTCTGGGGAAGGGAGATATTCCTTAAATACCATCGTGGACCAACCCATTCGATCATAGGTATCGTGATTATTTCACTGATAATTGCTCTCATTGTGAGATATTTTACCTCATACCCAAGGCTTATGCCCCTTTTTATGCTCTCTCTGCTCGGCACATCGGTTCATGTCCTGATGGATATTACTACTGCTTACGGAACGAAGGTTTTTTACCCGTTCAGTGACCGCTGGTATGCATGGGATGTGGTATTTATCATTGACCTCTGGATGTATGTGGTTCTTTTCTCAGGATTACTTATGATCTGGAGATTTAAAAACCTCTCGATAACGATTGCATCTGCTGTCCTTATACTCATCATACTATACTGGGGAGTGAGGCTTGTTTCACACACAAAGGCAATTGATACGCTGATAAGAGAATACCCTGCATCGGTAAGTTATGGTGCATTCCCGAATCCTGCAAACCCATTCAGATGGCATGCAGTAGTGGAGAAAGACAATGTGTTTCTTAAGGGCAACATAGATGTGCTTTTGCCAGAAAGAGGTATTCTTTCAGCGTTAAAAAAATCAGATACCACAGAGATTATAGATGCTTCAAAAGAGGCAAGGGCTGTAAATATTTTTCTTGGTTTTGCAAGGTATCCGTATGTTACAACCGAGAAGACAGAAGATGGATTTGCGGTAAGGTGGAAAGACCTGAGGTTTGACTACCTTATTTCAAAGGGCAGACACTTTACAGCAGAGGCTGTTGTCTCTGATGATGGTAGAATACTCAGGGATGGATTCTGGTTCTGA
- a CDS encoding CHASE2 domain-containing protein, whose protein sequence is MKEDKKRKVLRVFAIGILTSIIVTLASYLGYLDFIQRRALDLMVWWKEEEKPSQMVIVTIDEEAFQYLGERQPLPRKYLASLINLINKCGARVIGLDVELKVRTDKDADTSITEAITDRTVLTYAVIPSSTEGLYIPTPLFIKDPNIIKGFANTYIDSDGLIRRTPLVLKDEGGNIMHSFALAIFKRFTQNNANKRVSIDMHPEKALRINYAGHSGSFPIYPSLPLFQMEERNIKPPSDNPFKDKIVLIGATFKASRDFFLTPKGLMSGVEVQANIVHTLLTKGEVRAVSWIIGLLIQVSLSMIVGILFITFRPLKAVIISLSGIFLFFVPLSYLAYSKGNYWVDFVLPVVAVAITSIAYDYLERKKIRESFSQYVSSEVVEKIYRDESALKGQRRTVTVLFSDIRGF, encoded by the coding sequence GTGAAAGAAGATAAAAAAAGAAAGGTCCTAAGGGTTTTTGCTATTGGCATCCTCACCAGTATTATTGTCACACTCGCATCATATCTTGGCTATCTCGATTTCATACAGAGACGGGCGCTGGACCTCATGGTCTGGTGGAAAGAGGAAGAAAAACCATCTCAGATGGTCATAGTAACCATAGATGAGGAGGCATTCCAGTATCTCGGTGAAAGACAGCCTCTGCCAAGAAAATACCTTGCATCGTTGATTAACCTCATTAACAAATGCGGGGCAAGGGTTATAGGGCTTGATGTCGAACTTAAGGTCAGAACAGATAAAGATGCCGATACCTCTATCACAGAAGCCATCACAGACAGGACAGTACTAACATACGCAGTCATACCATCGTCAACAGAGGGACTCTATATTCCTACACCGTTGTTTATCAAAGACCCTAATATCATAAAAGGCTTTGCGAACACATACATAGACAGCGATGGTCTTATCAGGAGGACTCCATTAGTGTTAAAAGATGAAGGTGGCAATATTATGCATTCATTTGCACTCGCCATCTTTAAGCGTTTTACACAAAACAATGCTAACAAACGAGTATCCATTGATATGCATCCTGAGAAGGCTCTGAGGATAAATTACGCAGGGCATTCGGGAAGTTTCCCTATATATCCGAGTCTACCTCTCTTTCAGATGGAAGAAAGGAACATTAAACCTCCGTCTGATAATCCTTTCAAGGACAAAATCGTTTTGATTGGTGCAACATTCAAGGCGAGCAGAGACTTCTTTTTAACACCAAAGGGCTTAATGAGCGGGGTAGAGGTGCAGGCAAATATTGTGCATACGTTGCTTACAAAAGGTGAGGTAAGGGCTGTAAGCTGGATTATTGGATTACTGATACAGGTATCGCTCAGCATGATTGTGGGAATCCTCTTTATAACCTTTAGACCATTAAAGGCAGTTATAATAAGTCTCTCGGGCATATTCCTTTTCTTTGTCCCTCTCAGCTATCTGGCATATTCAAAGGGAAACTACTGGGTGGATTTTGTTCTACCTGTAGTTGCGGTCGCTATCACAAGTATTGCATATGACTATCTCGAAAGAAAAAAGATAAGAGAATCATTTAGCCAGTATGTGAGCAGTGAAGTCGTCGAAAAGATATACAGAGATGAATCAGCCCTTAAAGGACAGCGAAGGACTGTTACGGTTCTTTTCTCTGATATAAGAGGATTTA
- the speD gene encoding adenosylmethionine decarboxylase codes for MYALGTHLLIELRDCNSNTISDINAVRETMVSAAKKAKATIIDVAFHEFSPFGISGMVVIAESHLSIHTWPEYGYAAVDIFTCGNAIKPEEAASYLIEKFECKNPSVVEMKRGILSISNERLPYKAENSKGCKSQKVLRSSRNHTIFLSRL; via the coding sequence TTGTATGCGTTAGGTACACATCTGCTTATAGAGTTGAGGGACTGCAACTCTAATACCATATCTGACATTAATGCTGTTCGTGAGACAATGGTATCCGCCGCAAAGAAAGCGAAAGCCACCATTATAGATGTGGCTTTTCATGAATTCAGTCCCTTTGGTATTAGCGGGATGGTCGTTATTGCCGAATCTCATCTATCCATCCATACCTGGCCTGAGTATGGTTATGCTGCTGTTGATATATTTACATGTGGCAATGCAATAAAACCAGAAGAGGCTGCATCCTATCTCATAGAGAAATTCGAGTGTAAGAACCCTTCTGTTGTTGAGATGAAGAGGGGAATACTCTCAATCTCTAATGAAAGACTCCCATATAAGGCAGAGAACTCTAAAGGATGTAAGTCCCAGAAGGTCTTGCGATCTTCCAGGAACCATACCATATTCTTGAGCAGATTATAA